Within Candidatus Saccharibacteria bacterium, the genomic segment ATCAGCCCGTCGACCATGCGAGTGCAGAAAATGCCTTTAGCATATCTCCTCAAGTCAACGGCTCATTTAGCTGGTCGGGCAACACAATGATTTTTACGCCGTCAAGCTATGGATATCAAACGACCTATACCTACGCTGTTGCGCCGGGGATTAAGCCAGTTTTTGGTTTAATGGGCGTTGGGTATAGCAAGCAATTTATAACTGTCTACGAAGTACGTAAACTGAATGTCCCGTTTTTCCGACAGGCTCATGCGCTAAGTTGCGAAGCGGCCTCACTACGGATGGCTTTGGCTTACTACGGGGTCGGAACGAGCGATGACGAAATTCTTGGACGGATTGGTTATGCCCCACAGCCTCGTGACACGGCTACGAACACATGGCAGGATCCAAACGTTGAGTTTGTGGGCGATGTAAACGGGAAAATTAATGTGACGGGCTGGGGGGTATACGCCGGCCCTGTTGCTCGGGCTGCTCAGTCGTTTGGCAGAAGTGCAGATGTTATTTATAGCCCATCCGCTGCAAGCGTTGCGTCGGCAATTTACGCTGGAAGACCGGTCATCATGTGGGGTGTTATGGGCACGAGTGCGATCGATGATAGCTGGAACACAGCCACTAGCGGAGTTGTCCATGCGGCAAAAAACCAGCATGTGCGACTTGTATACGGCGTTGAAGGTTCGGCCGAAAACCCTGCTGGGTTTTACCTAAATGACCCCTTGCGGGGTAGTGTGTATCTTACGGCAGGGGCACTTCAAGCCAGTATGAACGCTGGTGGCCGACAAATTTTAGTTGTGTACTAATCGGGGCGCCGGCAAACCTACCATACACAGCTAAGTCTGCAGCTAATGAAGTATTTTATACATTTTAAAAAGGAAATATTTCCATGGTTTGTATACGAAATCAATGGGGTTGGCGTGTTCGACTAGTTGTCCGCCAAATCGTTTTTTAAATCCGGTTACGCCGCCAAGGCCTTGGCTTTTGACATTATCCGTCACGCCACCAAAATTGAACAGGGTACAACCGTGTTTTACGGCTTCTTGTAGAGCAACCCATATAACCATGTAAGCTGGGGCAATTTTGCGAAAGTCATTGCTTGAGCCACCAAAAACATAGTGCGCTTGAGCATCGTACAACACAAATAATCCTGCCGCTGCTGGCTTTCCGTCTATGGTGATTATCACTACAAAACCTTCTTCATCTGTAAGTGTTTTGAGGTACGATGCGTAGTACGACTTGTCAAAAATAGCAAACCCGTCTCGTTCGGCAGTCGCCTGCATAAGGCTAAAAAATGTTTCAAGTGGTGCTTCGCTAGGTTTGTATGTTTTTGTGCTAGCGTTGGCGCGTTCGGCAAGTCTCACATTGTAACGGGCATGTTTATGAAAACCCATCCAAAGAGCTTCTTTGCTACCCGTGATGTCGAGCACCCATTCAGCCCGTGGTTGCAAGCTAGCAGTGCAGGCTAGTTTACTTGGGATGGGCTTTTTTATAGAGATAGATTTAACCTCGTCGCTGTCAAGCCGAACAAACGTTAGGTTGTGTTTAGCCGCAACGGTGCGGAAAAACGTGTCC encodes:
- a CDS encoding peptidoglycan bridge formation glycyltransferase FemA/FemB family protein gives rise to the protein MPYNIQTCSIETYTAACKTVTDVLSEPVSFLQAPFYGNLQATSGKDVIYFTISRLDEVVGCGLGVIYGAAGGLNFLYCPYGPICRTLDKEIIGDLDTFFRTVAAKHNLTFVRLDSDEVKSISIKKPIPSKLACTASLQPRAEWVLDITGSKEALWMGFHKHARYNVRLAERANASTKTYKPSEAPLETFFSLMQATAERDGFAIFDKSYYASYLKTLTDEEGFVVIITIDGKPAAAGLFVLYDAQAHYVFGGSSNDFRKIAPAYMVIWVALQEAVKHGCTLFNFGGVTDNVKSQGLGGVTGFKKRFGGQLVEHANPIDFVYKPWKYFLFKMYKILH